The nucleotide sequence TAGCTTGACTCCTCAGGATCAGTCAAAATGTGATGAAAAATTTGTTGgcagtcccacatcggtgggtgAAATGAAAACAAATGAGTTTAAATAGGATTACCCCTTAGAAACAGGTACCCAGGCATTTTAGGGTAAAACCCAGCCCTAAACGTCAACGTTTGATCTCTTCCAAAGGTCAAAGTCGCTGCCACTTCTCTTCCAAATGTCGCTGCTGCCGCTTCTCTACATAGATGCGCCGCATCTCTTCCGCTTCTTCCGCGCATAGCGCCGCCACATCTTTTCCGCTTCTTGCATCTCTTCCGGCATCTCTTCCGCTTCTTGCATCTCTTCCGCTTCTTCCGCGCATAGCGCCGCCACATCTTTTCCGCTTCTTGCATCTCTTCCGGCATCTCTTCCGCTTCTTGCATCTCTTCCGCTTCTTCCGCAGAGCGCCCCCGCATCTCTTTCGCATAGCGCCACCGCCGCATCTCTTCCGCTTCTTCCGCATAGCGCCACCGCATCTTTTCCGCTTCTTGCATCTCTTCCGCTTCTTCCGCAGAGCGCCCCTGCATCTCTTTCGCATAGCGCCACCGCCGCATCTCTTCCGCTTCTTCCGCATAGCGCCACCGCATCTCTTCCGCTTCTTCCTCATAGCGCCACCGCATCTCTTCCGCTTCTTCCTCAAAGCGCCGCCGCATCTCTTCCGCTTCTTCCGCAAAGAGCGCCCGCATCCCTTCCGCTTCTTCCGCATGGCGCCGCCGCATCCCTTCCGCTTCTTCCGCAAAGAACGCCCGCATCCCTTCCGCTTCTTTCGCATAGAGCCGCCGCATCTCTTCCGTTTCCGCATAGTGCCGCCGCATCTCTTCCGCTTCTTTCGCAGAGCGCCTTTCCGCTGCCGCTTCTTCCGCATAACGCCGCATCTCTTCCACATAGTTTGATTCCGCAATATCCTGCTGCCTCTCTTCCACATAGCTTGATTCTGCAATATCCTGCTGCCTCTCTTCCACATAGCTTGATTCCGCAATATCCTGCTGCCTCTCTTCCACATAGCTTGATTCCGCAATATCCTGCTGCCTCTCTTCCACATGGCGCCACATCCAGGGGAGGCGGGATTCAACATCAGCCACCGCCTCATTTTGCTCAATGTTTGGGACCATGGCATTAATCTTAGGTGCAGTGCTTCGAAACTGAGCCAAACCCCCCAAATTGATGAATTGCTGTTCTGGGCAGTAACCATGTATACCAGTTCCCTTTATGTCAAGGCGCTTCAAATACCATAAATCTTCAGGCAACTTCGAAAGTTTTGAGCACCCATTGAGAGTGAGCCATTCGAGACTTAACAAATTGCAGATACTGTTCGGAAGATAGACCAGGCTTTTGCAGTTTTTCAGATTTAACGACACTAGTCCCTGAAGCCGTTCAATTGATGCAGGAAGCTCTCTGATAGATGTGTTATCCAAATCAAGGCTGGCTAATCtttccatattttctaatatGTCTGGAAACACCTTAAACTTTGTACAACCGGAAAGAGAGAGATAATTTAGGGACTTGAGCTGACAAATGCTGCTTGTAAGACTCTCAAAGTCTTTGCTATACCGTAGCGTCAAGGTAGCAAGTCCAGTAAGACTATAAATTATGGATGGCAATTCTTCAATTGCAATCCctgaaaacttaaaattttcttgGCCGAGAAAAACTTCTGCAACTAAAGTCCAATCTAAATGAAGCTCTGTTAGGTTCTCCGTAACTTTTAGAAACTCTGGTAAATTCCTCAGATTTGAGCAGCCAGAAACATTCAGGGCTTGAAGAGATCTCATATGAATGCTGCCTGGAAGAATCTTTAATCTTCTGCAATCCTTCAGGCTCAAGGTAACGAGTCCCGTAAAATTTTTGATGGACGAGGGCAGTTCTAAAATTGCAGTCTCATCTAAATTAAGCTCTAATAGGTTCATAACTTCAGGAATTTCTGAAAAATTATACAGATTGAAGCAGCTGGAAAAATTAAGGGTTCGAAGAGATCTCATACGAATGTTGCTTGGAAGACTATGAAGTTTCTTGCATTGCCTTAGACTCAAAATCTCAAGGTTTTGAAGAGATGAAATTGATGGGGCAAGGCCTTCAACAGATGTCTCATCCAAGCGAAGCTCTCTTAATCTTTCCATATTTCCGACATTTTCTGGAAAGGCCTTGAGCTTTGGACAACCAGAAAGATTAAGAAGTTGCAGGGACTTGAGTTGAACAATGCTGCTTGGAAGAATCTCAAGTTCTCTGCAATATTTAAGATTCAAAGTAACAAGCCCTGTAAGGTTGTTAATTGATCGAGGCAGTTCTTTCATTGCAGTCCCTTGCAAATAAAGCTTTGAAAGCTTCTCCATAACTTTGGAAATCTCTGGAAACTTCTCAAGTTTTGAGCAAAAAGAGAGATCAAAGGTTTCAAGAGATTTCATACAAATGTTCCTTGAAAAGGACTTGAGTTCGCCGCACCAACTTAGATCCAAGAGGACAAGTTTTTCAAGGGCAGAAATGGATGGGTGAACCTCATATAAACTTGTGCATCCACCAAGAATTAGCTTCTCAAGATTCTTTGCCTTAGCGAAGTCCGGCGTTTCCTTAAGACGATAAGAGCCttttaaattgataattttCAACTTTCCAAGACGCTGTCAATATACATCAAGGAAAATATGTGTTACATACATAATAAGGCATTTAAAAACTAAACCATTTAAAAGCAGTATATAGGCAAATGATGAACGTACCTCAGTTCCTTTCCAGAGGTGTTCAACCCAACTACATTGCATGTCAATTTCAACAAGATTCTCTGGGTTAAAATTGGACGATAAAGACTTTAGGGGACATTTGTTCCAAAACAGATAACTTAGTTTTTCAGAGAGAAACTTTAGATTCTCGT is from Pyrus communis chromosome 10, drPyrComm1.1, whole genome shotgun sequence and encodes:
- the LOC137748295 gene encoding TMV resistance protein N-like; this translates as MASSSSSSVPDCKYDVFLNFRGEDTRRTFICHLYKALVQNSINTFIDAEKLRKGHGLSQLLTAISDSRLSVVVFSQNYASSTWCLKELVQILQCMDQKKQIVIPIFYQVDPSHVRKIEGSFEKAFSKHELDPNADMEEVQRWRSALQRAPNLCGWDSQNYQDDDKLIKSIVDDISKKVINIPSSEKNGLVGMDSRLKKMDSLLCPEVDNVGFVGIWGMGGIGKTTIARAVYDKINHHFEGRCFLENVKQLFPSTDAGEAPLDMQAEILSSITNMKVRRSEILRNGFQKMMERVGKKKVLLVLDNVESSSQIEALIGKQPSFGGGSRIIITTRDKQSLSRLGDQIYKPELLNDDDALELFVQSAFSTKQPTEEYIDLSGHFIKYAQGLPLALKVLGKFLVNKSVLAWKDELKKIARNPQSGIQNVLRTSYDGLDHLQKEIFLDIACFFKQMKKDLATRIMEGCDFHPHTGLDVLVGRALVTISSDGVLEMHDLIEEMGHQIVRQEYIERPGRCRRLWSSKDVHYVLNKVKAMEAVESIIVQWPHSNNVVELDIALAQMPKLRLLRVHTHCLLPEGEPADDHWQYENLKFLSEKLSYLFWNKCPLKSLSSNFNPENLVEIDMQCSWVEHLWKGTERLGKLKIINLKGSYRLKETPDFAKAKNLEKLILGGCTSLYEVHPSISALEKLVLLDLSWCGELKSFSRNICMKSLETFDLSFCSKLEKFPEISKVMEKLSKLYLQGTAMKELPRSINNLTGLVTLNLKYCRELEILPSSIVQLKSLQLLNLSGCPKLKAFPENVGNMERLRELRLDETSVEGLAPSISSLQNLEILSLRQCKKLHSLPSNIRMRSLRTLNFSSCFNLYNFSEIPEVMNLLELNLDETAILELPSSIKNFTGLVTLSLKDCRRLKILPGSIHMRSLQALNVSGCSNLRNLPEFLKVTENLTELHLDWTLVAEVFLGQENFKFSGIAIEELPSIIYSLTGLATLTLRYSKDFESLTSSICQLKSLNYLSLSGCTKFKVFPDILENMERLASLDLDNTSIRELPASIERLQGLVSLNLKNCKSLVYLPNSICNLLSLEWLTLNGCSKLSKLPEDLWYLKRLDIKGTGIHGYCPEQQFINLGGLAQFRSTAPKINAMVPNIEQNEAVADVESRLPWMWRHVEERQQDIAESSYVEERQQDIAESSYVEERQQDIAESSYVEERQQDIAESNYVEEMRRYAEEAAAERRSAKEAEEMRRHYAETEEMRRLYAKEAEGMRAFFAEEAEGMRRRHAEEAEGMRALFAEEAEEMRRRFEEEAEEMRWRYEEEAEEMRWRYAEEAEEMRRWRYAKEMQGRSAEEAEEMQEAEKMRWRYAEEAEEMRRWRYAKEMRGRSAEEAEEMQEAEEMPEEMQEAEKMWRRYARKKRKRCKKRKRCRKRCKKRKRCGGAMRGRSGRDAAHLCREAAAATFGREVAATLTFGRDQTLTFRAGFYPKMPGYLFLRGNPI